In a single window of the Bradyrhizobium erythrophlei genome:
- a CDS encoding DUF899 family protein → MSSSILKPATELARASDVRFPNESTEYRRAREALLAEEIELRRHIERVAEQRRSLPPGGEVKKDYAFEGESGPASFADLFGDKTTLVVYSYMFGPQRERPCPMCTSLLSAWDGEVPDIQQRVALAIVARSPIERLKAFKRERGWHYLPLYQDISGEFSRDYHALTKDGGDDAAFNVFMRRHDGSRQTIRHFWGGEMNGASADPGQDPRGAPDLMPIWTILDATPEGRGTDWYPKLSY, encoded by the coding sequence ATGAGCAGTTCCATCCTGAAACCCGCCACCGAACTGGCGCGCGCGAGTGACGTTCGCTTTCCCAACGAGAGCACCGAATACCGGCGCGCCCGCGAGGCGCTGCTGGCCGAAGAGATCGAGCTTCGCCGCCACATCGAGCGCGTCGCGGAGCAGCGCCGCAGCCTGCCGCCGGGCGGCGAAGTCAAAAAGGATTATGCCTTCGAGGGCGAGAGCGGACCTGCGTCTTTCGCCGACCTGTTCGGCGACAAGACCACGCTTGTGGTTTACAGCTACATGTTCGGCCCGCAGCGCGAGCGGCCGTGTCCGATGTGCACGTCGCTCCTGAGTGCGTGGGACGGCGAGGTGCCGGATATCCAGCAGCGCGTCGCGCTCGCCATCGTCGCGCGCTCGCCGATCGAGCGGCTCAAGGCGTTCAAGCGCGAACGCGGCTGGCATTATCTGCCACTGTATCAGGATATCTCCGGCGAATTCAGCCGCGACTATCATGCGCTGACCAAGGACGGCGGCGACGACGCGGCGTTCAACGTATTCATGCGGCGCCATGATGGTAGCCGTCAGACAATCAGGCATTTCTGGGGCGGTGAGATGAATGGCGCATCGGCCGATCCCGGACAGGACCCACGCGGCGCCCCCGACCTGATGCCGATCTGGACCATCCTGGACGCGACTCCGGAGGGCCGGGGCACGGACTGGTATCCGAAACTCAGCTATTGA
- a CDS encoding SDR family oxidoreductase codes for MTEAGKNKIAVVTGAGTGVGRAASLALMGAGFTVVLAGRRLEMLQETQKLGENVGKSLPVPADMADPGSIAALFAKVMDVYGRLDVLFNNAGMGAPPVPFEDLSLAQWQAVVSTNLTAPFLCSQHAFRIMKDQTPRGGRIINNGSISAHAPRPFSSAYTSTKHAITGLTKATNLDGRAYDIAVGQVDIGNAATPMTDRMVDGVLQPDGRKMPEPRMDAKAVGDAVAYMASLPLDANVLFMTVMASKMPFVGRG; via the coding sequence ATGACTGAGGCAGGAAAAAACAAGATCGCTGTCGTAACCGGCGCGGGTACCGGCGTCGGACGAGCCGCATCGCTGGCGCTGATGGGCGCCGGCTTCACGGTCGTGTTGGCCGGGCGCCGCCTGGAGATGCTGCAGGAGACCCAGAAGCTCGGCGAGAACGTCGGCAAGAGCCTGCCGGTTCCCGCCGATATGGCAGATCCCGGTTCGATCGCCGCCCTGTTCGCCAAGGTGATGGACGTCTACGGCCGGCTCGACGTGCTCTTCAACAATGCCGGCATGGGCGCGCCGCCGGTGCCGTTCGAGGATCTCAGTCTCGCGCAATGGCAGGCGGTGGTGTCGACCAACCTCACCGCGCCGTTTCTGTGCAGCCAGCACGCCTTCCGCATTATGAAGGACCAGACCCCGCGCGGCGGCCGCATCATCAACAACGGCTCGATCTCCGCGCACGCGCCGCGGCCGTTCTCTTCGGCCTACACCTCCACCAAGCACGCCATCACCGGCCTGACCAAGGCGACCAACCTCGACGGCCGCGCCTACGACATCGCGGTAGGCCAGGTCGACATCGGCAATGCCGCGACCCCGATGACCGATCGCATGGTCGACGGCGTGCTGCAGCCCGACGGCCGCAAGATGCCGGAGCCGCGGATGGACGCCAAGGCGGTCGGCGACGCCGTCGCCTACATGGCGAGCCTGCCGCTCGACGCCAACGTGCTGTTCATGACGGTGATGGCTTCGAAGATGCCGTTCGTCGGACGGGGGTAA
- a CDS encoding NupC/NupG family nucleoside CNT transporter → MLQLQSAFGVLALLAIAWAFGENRRAVSPRQTTVGLLVTLLTAVALIKLPFVPRAFGVINDAVGAIASASRAGTSFVFGYLGGGALPFDLKAPGADFILAFQALPVVLVMSVLTTLLFYWRVLPPVVRGMAWLLERTLGVGGAVGLSTAANIFLGMVEAPLFIRPYLKQLTRSELFLVMTGGMAGIAGTVLVLYATLLAPLIPDAAAHFVIASVLGAPAAILISLIMVPETSETRTGGALGDPDMHASSTMDAIVKGTSAGLELLLNIVAMLIVLVALVYLANAILGLLPEVGGSGISLQRMLGYAMAPVCWLMGLPWPQAVTAGSLMGTKTVLNELIAYVDLSKLAPGALDSRSRLIMLYALCGFANFGSLGIMIGGLGTMAPERRDEINSLGLKSIVSGTLTTCLMGAIVGVLS, encoded by the coding sequence ATGCTTCAACTGCAATCGGCGTTCGGGGTGTTGGCGTTGCTGGCGATCGCGTGGGCGTTTGGCGAGAACCGCCGCGCGGTCTCGCCGCGGCAAACCACGGTCGGCCTTCTCGTCACCCTCCTCACCGCGGTGGCGCTGATAAAACTGCCCTTCGTCCCGCGCGCCTTCGGCGTCATCAACGATGCCGTCGGCGCGATTGCGTCGGCCTCGCGCGCCGGCACCTCGTTCGTGTTCGGCTATCTCGGCGGCGGCGCGCTGCCGTTCGATTTGAAGGCGCCCGGCGCTGATTTCATTCTGGCGTTTCAGGCGCTGCCGGTCGTACTTGTCATGAGCGTGCTCACCACGCTGCTGTTCTATTGGCGGGTGCTGCCGCCGGTGGTTCGCGGCATGGCATGGCTGTTGGAACGCACGCTCGGCGTCGGCGGCGCGGTCGGGCTGTCGACCGCGGCCAATATCTTTCTCGGCATGGTGGAAGCGCCGCTGTTCATCCGGCCTTACCTCAAGCAGCTGACGCGCAGCGAATTGTTCCTGGTGATGACCGGCGGCATGGCCGGGATCGCCGGCACCGTGCTGGTGCTCTACGCCACGTTGCTGGCGCCGCTGATACCAGACGCCGCGGCGCATTTCGTCATCGCCTCGGTACTTGGCGCGCCCGCGGCCATCCTGATCAGCCTGATCATGGTGCCCGAGACCAGCGAGACCAGGACCGGCGGCGCGCTTGGCGATCCGGACATGCACGCCTCGTCCACCATGGACGCCATCGTCAAGGGCACCTCAGCCGGGCTCGAACTGTTGCTCAACATCGTCGCGATGCTGATTGTGCTGGTGGCGCTTGTATATCTCGCCAACGCTATCCTCGGACTGTTGCCTGAGGTCGGCGGCTCCGGGATTTCCCTGCAGCGGATGCTGGGTTACGCGATGGCGCCGGTGTGCTGGCTGATGGGCCTGCCGTGGCCGCAGGCGGTCACGGCCGGCAGCCTGATGGGCACCAAGACCGTGCTGAATGAGCTGATCGCCTATGTCGATCTGTCAAAACTCGCGCCGGGCGCGCTCGATTCCCGCTCGAGGCTGATCATGCTCTACGCGCTGTGCGGCTTCGCCAATTTCGGCAGCCTCGGCATCATGATCGGCGGCCTCGGCACCATGGCGCCGGAGCGCCGCGACGAGATCAATTCGCTCGGATTGAAATCGATCGTCTCGGGCACGCTGACGACCTGCCTGATGGGCGCGATCGTGGGGGTGTTGAGTTGA
- a CDS encoding usg protein, which yields MVSRVGVSEDFRKQVLGYGLTTAQILYRMPDHPSLLQTYVWQNYDLFPNFPALKDFLSFWQQKLEGPLFAVTVAHSKLIKPAELRAVDGVFRLH from the coding sequence ATGGTCTCGCGGGTCGGGGTTTCCGAGGATTTCCGGAAGCAAGTGCTGGGTTACGGGCTGACGACGGCGCAAATTCTGTACCGCATGCCTGATCATCCCTCGTTGCTGCAAACCTACGTCTGGCAGAATTACGATCTGTTTCCGAATTTCCCGGCCTTGAAGGATTTTCTCTCGTTCTGGCAACAGAAGCTCGAGGGCCCGCTTTTTGCCGTCACGGTTGCGCATTCCAAGCTGATCAAGCCCGCCGAACTGCGCGCCGTCGACGGCGTGTTCCGGCTGCATTGA
- a CDS encoding co-chaperone GroES yields MKFRPLHDRVVVKRIEAEEKSAGGIIIPDSAKEKPSQGEITAVGPGGRDEAGKLIPIDLKVGDRVLFGKWSGTEVKLDGEELLIMKESDIMGVLTDLPATKKKAA; encoded by the coding sequence ATGAAATTCCGTCCGCTCCACGACCGCGTTGTGGTCAAGCGCATCGAGGCCGAAGAAAAGTCAGCTGGCGGCATCATCATCCCGGACAGTGCCAAGGAAAAGCCCTCGCAGGGCGAAATCACCGCGGTCGGTCCGGGTGGCCGTGACGAAGCCGGCAAGCTGATCCCGATCGATCTCAAGGTCGGCGACCGCGTGTTGTTCGGCAAATGGTCGGGCACCGAGGTCAAGCTCGATGGCGAGGAGCTGCTGATCATGAAGGAGAGCGACATCATGGGCGTTCTCACCGATCTGCCGGCCACCAAGAAGAAGGCCGCTTAA
- the groL gene encoding chaperonin GroEL (60 kDa chaperone family; promotes refolding of misfolded polypeptides especially under stressful conditions; forms two stacked rings of heptamers to form a barrel-shaped 14mer; ends can be capped by GroES; misfolded proteins enter the barrel where they are refolded when GroES binds), with the protein MSAKEVKFGVDARDRMLRGVDILANAVKVTLGPKGRNVVLDKSFGAPRITKDGVTVAKEIELEDKFENMGAQMVREVASKSADAAGDGTTTATVLAAAIVREGAKAVAAGMNPMDLKRGIDLAVEAVVADLVKNSKKVTSNEEIAQVGTISANGDAEIGKFLADAMKKVGNEGVITVEEAKSLETELDVVEGMQFDRGYISPYFVTNADKMRVEFDDAYILINEKKLSNLNELLPLLEAVVQTGKPLVIVAEDVEGEALATLVVNRLRGGLKVAAVKAPGFGDRRKAMLQDIAVLTGGQAISEDLGIKMENVTLAMLGRAKKVMIDKENTTIVNGAGKKADIEARVTQIKAQIEETTSDYDREKLQERLAKLAGGVAVIRVGGATEVEVKERKDRVDDAMHATRAAVEEGIVPGGGVALLRASEQLKRIKTQNDDQKTGVEIVRKALSWPARQIAINAGEDGSVIVGKILEKDQYSYGFDSQSGEYVNLISKGIIDPTKVVRAAIQNAASVAALLITTEAMVAELPKKNAGGGGGGMPPGGGMGGMDF; encoded by the coding sequence ATGTCAGCTAAGGAAGTCAAATTCGGCGTCGATGCCCGCGATCGCATGCTGCGCGGCGTCGATATTCTCGCCAATGCCGTCAAGGTGACGCTCGGCCCCAAGGGCCGCAACGTCGTGCTCGACAAGTCGTTCGGCGCGCCCCGCATCACCAAGGACGGCGTCACCGTCGCCAAGGAAATCGAGCTTGAGGACAAGTTCGAGAACATGGGCGCCCAGATGGTGCGCGAAGTCGCCTCCAAGTCGGCCGATGCGGCCGGCGACGGCACCACCACCGCGACCGTGCTGGCCGCGGCGATCGTCCGTGAAGGCGCCAAGGCGGTTGCCGCCGGCATGAACCCGATGGATCTGAAGCGTGGTATCGACCTGGCTGTGGAAGCCGTGGTCGCCGACCTCGTCAAGAACTCCAAGAAGGTCACCTCGAACGAGGAAATCGCCCAGGTCGGCACCATTTCCGCCAACGGCGACGCCGAGATCGGCAAGTTCCTCGCCGACGCCATGAAGAAGGTCGGTAACGAGGGCGTCATCACGGTTGAAGAAGCCAAGTCGCTCGAGACCGAACTCGACGTCGTCGAAGGCATGCAGTTCGACCGCGGCTACATCTCGCCCTACTTCGTCACCAACGCCGACAAGATGCGCGTCGAATTCGATGACGCCTACATCCTGATCAACGAGAAGAAGCTCTCCAACCTGAACGAACTGCTTCCGCTGCTGGAAGCCGTGGTGCAGACCGGCAAGCCGCTTGTCATCGTCGCGGAAGACGTCGAAGGCGAGGCTTTGGCCACGCTGGTCGTGAACCGTCTGCGCGGTGGCCTGAAGGTTGCCGCCGTCAAGGCTCCGGGCTTCGGCGATCGCCGCAAGGCGATGCTGCAGGACATCGCGGTCCTGACCGGCGGTCAGGCGATCTCGGAAGATCTCGGCATCAAGATGGAGAACGTCACGCTCGCCATGCTCGGTCGCGCCAAGAAGGTGATGATCGACAAGGAGAACACCACCATCGTCAACGGCGCCGGCAAGAAGGCCGACATCGAGGCGCGGGTGACGCAGATCAAGGCGCAGATCGAGGAAACCACCTCGGACTACGACCGAGAGAAGCTGCAGGAGCGTCTGGCCAAGCTTGCGGGCGGCGTCGCGGTGATCCGCGTCGGCGGCGCGACCGAGGTCGAAGTGAAGGAGCGCAAGGATCGCGTTGATGACGCGATGCATGCGACCCGTGCGGCGGTTGAAGAAGGCATCGTGCCGGGCGGCGGCGTCGCCCTGCTGCGTGCTTCCGAGCAGCTCAAGCGCATCAAGACCCAGAACGACGACCAGAAGACCGGTGTCGAGATCGTCCGCAAGGCGCTCTCCTGGCCAGCGCGCCAGATCGCGATCAATGCGGGCGAAGACGGTTCCGTCATCGTCGGCAAGATCCTCGAGAAGGATCAGTACTCCTACGGCTTCGATTCGCAGTCGGGCGAGTACGTCAACCTGATCTCGAAGGGCATCATCGACCCGACCAAGGTGGTTCGCGCGGCGATCCAGAACGCGGCCTCGGTCGCGGCGCTGCTGATCACCACCGAAGCCATGGTGGCCGAACTGCCGAAGAAGAACGCCGGCGGCGGCGGCGGTGGCATGCCCCCCGGCGGCGGCATGGGCGGCATGGATTTCTGA
- a CDS encoding MFS transporter, giving the protein MSSLIPVGSRALLKHRSFLLFLLSRSFSRFSSQIGAVAIGWQIYDLTGSAFDLGMVGLVQFLPTALLVFVAGHAADRYERKRVVQICQLAEALTALFLAWGAYAGWLTVLQIFIATAVLGTAGAFESPATAALLPLIAPQGSLQRATAISSGAAQIATITGPAIGGLAFAVAPGMPYGLMVLFWLSGAILTGAIHLAQPAVVRDSATPADLFAGVRFVRSNAAILGTISLDLFAVLLGGATALLPIYARDILQTGPWGLGILRAAPAVGALLMTAVLARHTISRRVGMRMFQAVIVFGAATVVFAVSHLMWLSLLALAILGAADTVSVVIRFSLVQLSTPNEMRGRVGAVNFLFINASNQLGQFESGVTAALLGAVPAAVLGGLGTIAIALLWMKLFPTLRDVERLE; this is encoded by the coding sequence ATGTCGTCCTTGATACCAGTGGGCTCCCGCGCCCTGCTCAAACACCGCTCGTTTCTACTGTTTCTGCTGTCGCGAAGTTTCTCGCGTTTCTCCAGCCAGATCGGCGCCGTGGCAATCGGCTGGCAGATCTATGACCTGACCGGCAGTGCGTTCGACCTTGGTATGGTGGGACTGGTGCAGTTCCTGCCAACGGCCTTGCTGGTGTTCGTGGCGGGACACGCGGCCGACCGCTATGAGCGCAAGCGGGTGGTGCAGATTTGCCAGCTCGCCGAAGCGCTGACGGCGCTGTTTCTGGCATGGGGCGCCTATGCCGGCTGGTTGACGGTGCTGCAGATTTTCATCGCAACGGCCGTGCTCGGAACGGCCGGCGCGTTCGAGAGTCCGGCGACGGCCGCGCTGCTGCCGCTGATCGCTCCGCAAGGCTCGCTGCAGCGCGCGACCGCGATATCGAGCGGCGCCGCTCAAATCGCCACCATTACCGGACCCGCCATCGGCGGCCTGGCCTTTGCCGTTGCTCCCGGCATGCCCTACGGCCTGATGGTCTTGTTCTGGCTATCGGGAGCGATACTGACCGGTGCAATCCATCTGGCGCAACCGGCCGTCGTCAGGGATTCCGCAACCCCCGCCGACCTGTTCGCCGGCGTCAGGTTCGTCCGCAGCAATGCCGCCATCCTGGGGACGATCTCGCTCGACCTGTTCGCGGTTTTGCTCGGGGGAGCGACCGCCCTGCTGCCGATCTACGCGCGCGATATCTTGCAGACCGGTCCGTGGGGACTCGGCATTCTGCGCGCCGCTCCGGCGGTCGGCGCTTTGCTGATGACGGCCGTGCTGGCGCGCCATACCATCAGCCGCCGCGTCGGCATGCGGATGTTTCAGGCCGTGATCGTGTTCGGTGCCGCGACGGTCGTATTTGCCGTTTCCCATTTGATGTGGCTGTCGCTTCTGGCGCTGGCGATCCTGGGAGCGGCCGATACCGTCAGCGTGGTGATCCGCTTTTCGCTGGTCCAACTCTCCACGCCGAACGAAATGCGGGGCCGGGTCGGCGCCGTGAACTTCCTGTTCATCAATGCCTCGAACCAACTCGGCCAGTTCGAGAGCGGCGTGACCGCCGCTCTTCTCGGCGCGGTGCCGGCAGCCGTGCTGGGCGGCCTCGGAACCATCGCGATCGCGTTGTTGTGGATGAAGCTGTTTCCAACGCTGCGCGACGTGGAGCGGCTGGAGTAG
- a CDS encoding type II toxin-antitoxin system RelE/ParE family toxin has translation MIRNFADKATERLFRDGVCPARWRNIEAVALRKLDMVDAATRLDDLLSPPGNRLETLKGNRRGQHSIRINRQWRVCFRWTADGPEAVEIVDYH, from the coding sequence GTGATCCGCAATTTTGCCGACAAGGCCACTGAGCGACTGTTTCGCGATGGCGTCTGTCCGGCACGCTGGCGGAACATCGAAGCAGTCGCGCTACGCAAGCTCGATATGGTGGACGCGGCAACCCGTCTGGACGACTTGCTCTCCCCGCCGGGCAACCGGCTGGAGACTTTGAAAGGGAATCGTCGCGGGCAGCATTCCATTCGTATCAACCGGCAATGGCGCGTTTGTTTCCGCTGGACAGCGGACGGTCCCGAGGCGGTAGAGATTGTGGACTATCATTAA
- a CDS encoding acyltransferase family protein translates to MQPGKGGIATVRRAYREDIDWLRAIAVLAVVAFHFEAPAVFGGFVGVDIFFVISGYLITGIIRSELESGTFSFTQFYERRVRRLLPALYAMVALTAIPSFHFLLTSERQEFFRSVAAVVTFTSNFFFWFQTGYFDHAAVEKPLLHTWSLAVEEQFYLALPLLLWALARAARGRRIVLPTALGALALASFALCVWLMNTDRSANAFFMSPPRAWEFLIGGIIAIPGFPVLRNALAQQIARGVALVLIAIPIFSLRQGPGFPGFNALTPCVGAAMFLWSGIGVPTLKRGPYSPLHVARFFGQISYSLYLWHWPLFTFARFSKSSLVLDAGDKIALFALTVVISYLSWRFVEQPFRQKSLAPTRRAAFRFAGIASVVLLAGSAGGIVLSRTPSDADRVALQLESYNTYNYQPLYRYGSCFAPRSGVFDDACLALAAGKTNVLLWGDSLAAHYFHGLRETTDPQRVNILQATQAACMPTLNAAAQGNSSCRDFATQMEAFLGDRKPDLVILSADWLEYSRPPRFDGMIADLRQTISRLNGLGISVVLLGPAVQFKARLPSMLMRAHLRQVDPRPEDFVLADIFSLDQQMKAALPAHEKFSYISVVDAVCPEWQCPLTIDGGIPLAWDHAHLTAEGSVYVMTRVEPMLGLGK, encoded by the coding sequence GTGCAGCCAGGAAAAGGCGGCATAGCGACTGTGAGGCGCGCCTATCGCGAAGACATCGACTGGCTGCGCGCCATCGCCGTGCTGGCGGTGGTCGCGTTCCATTTCGAGGCGCCGGCGGTGTTCGGCGGCTTCGTCGGCGTCGATATCTTCTTTGTGATCTCAGGCTACCTGATCACCGGAATCATCCGGTCGGAACTCGAAAGCGGCACCTTCTCCTTTACGCAATTCTACGAGCGGCGGGTGCGGCGGCTGTTGCCCGCGCTTTACGCGATGGTGGCGCTGACGGCTATTCCGTCATTCCATTTTCTCCTGACCTCCGAGCGACAGGAGTTTTTTCGTTCGGTCGCGGCGGTCGTGACCTTCACCTCGAATTTCTTCTTCTGGTTCCAGACCGGCTATTTCGACCACGCGGCGGTGGAGAAGCCGCTGCTGCACACCTGGTCGCTGGCGGTCGAGGAGCAGTTTTATCTGGCGCTGCCGCTACTGTTGTGGGCGCTCGCGCGCGCCGCGCGCGGCAGGCGCATCGTGCTGCCGACAGCGCTCGGCGCGCTAGCGCTGGCATCGTTTGCGCTTTGCGTCTGGCTGATGAACACTGATCGTTCCGCCAATGCCTTTTTCATGAGCCCGCCGCGGGCGTGGGAATTCCTGATCGGCGGCATCATTGCGATCCCGGGCTTTCCGGTGCTGCGCAATGCGCTGGCGCAGCAAATCGCGCGCGGCGTCGCGCTGGTACTGATCGCAATCCCGATATTTTCGCTGCGGCAGGGGCCGGGCTTTCCCGGTTTCAACGCGCTCACGCCGTGCGTCGGTGCGGCCATGTTCCTCTGGAGCGGCATCGGCGTGCCCACGCTGAAGCGAGGGCCATATTCGCCGCTCCATGTCGCAAGGTTCTTTGGGCAGATTTCCTATTCGCTGTATCTCTGGCACTGGCCGCTGTTCACCTTTGCGCGGTTCTCGAAAAGCAGCCTGGTGCTCGACGCCGGCGACAAGATCGCGCTGTTCGCGCTGACGGTGGTGATCTCCTATCTGTCGTGGCGATTTGTCGAACAGCCGTTCCGCCAGAAATCGCTGGCGCCGACGCGCCGCGCCGCATTCCGCTTCGCCGGAATCGCAAGCGTAGTCCTGCTGGCCGGCAGCGCCGGCGGAATCGTCTTGAGCCGGACGCCGTCGGATGCCGACCGCGTGGCGCTGCAGCTTGAATCCTACAATACCTACAATTATCAGCCGCTCTATCGTTATGGCAGTTGCTTCGCACCTCGCAGCGGCGTGTTCGACGACGCCTGCCTCGCGCTGGCAGCAGGCAAAACCAACGTGCTGTTGTGGGGCGACAGCCTCGCGGCGCATTATTTCCATGGCCTGCGCGAGACGACCGATCCGCAACGCGTGAACATCCTGCAGGCGACGCAGGCGGCCTGCATGCCGACATTGAACGCGGCGGCGCAAGGCAACTCCTCATGCCGCGACTTTGCGACGCAAATGGAAGCATTTCTTGGGGATCGCAAGCCCGACCTCGTTATCCTCTCAGCGGACTGGCTGGAATATTCCCGCCCGCCGCGGTTCGACGGCATGATCGCCGACCTCCGGCAGACCATCTCAAGGCTCAATGGTCTGGGTATCTCCGTGGTGCTGCTCGGGCCGGCCGTGCAGTTCAAGGCAAGGCTGCCGTCGATGCTGATGCGCGCGCATCTGCGGCAGGTCGATCCGCGTCCCGAGGATTTCGTGCTGGCCGATATTTTCTCGCTCGACCAGCAGATGAAAGCAGCACTCCCGGCGCACGAGAAATTCTCCTACATTTCGGTGGTCGATGCGGTCTGCCCGGAATGGCAATGCCCGCTCACCATCGACGGCGGCATTCCGCTGGCATGGGATCACGCCCATCTCACCGCGGAGGGGTCGGTGTATGTGATGACGAGAGTGGAGCCGATGCTGGGGCTGGGGAAGTAG
- a CDS encoding HigA family addiction module antitoxin encodes MARLRTHPGEVLREEYLMPLGLSARALAKELDVPANRLTEIMRGTRDVSADTAIRLGRYFRTDPRFWLNLQAAYDLSKAENAHSYRKIVPRTAA; translated from the coding sequence ATGGCGCGGCTGCGTACCCATCCGGGAGAAGTGTTGCGGGAAGAATATCTGATGCCGCTCGGCCTGTCCGCGCGCGCGCTGGCGAAGGAACTCGACGTCCCCGCCAACCGGCTGACCGAGATCATGCGCGGCACCCGCGACGTGTCGGCGGATACCGCGATCCGGCTCGGCCGCTATTTCCGCACCGATCCGCGCTTCTGGCTCAACCTGCAAGCCGCATACGATCTCTCCAAGGCGGAGAACGCCCACAGCTACAGGAAGATCGTGCCGCGCACGGCGGCCTGA
- a CDS encoding DUF2778 domain-containing protein has product MSTSTVALGLAAPRHRNPSRKAIPYNLFGGAAVGCLVLGCAWAVYSNIFAASVYPQLGSTNFDTPIVRHSSVVAVTKAPPAAHNTEVALLESAPMISEPATVPSDPSLSFDERFAAAAPQSVEPAPEPEAPKLADASKPAAAPKLAEASKRKTVAPLQIAAIPPEPASRHPEVRPANSAGAAVRDMAQRAKAAVMSIASAGDRPSIVEKLWGKPQPHAGLLAFASADASVTGSLGSSQNPALGGSQPLYDRSTAVYDISAHMVYLPDGTKLEAHSGLGSELDDPRSARIRMRGVTPPHLYDLTPRESLFHGVPALRLNPVGGEEAIYGRSGLLAHSFMLGPNGDSNGCVSFRDYNAFLNAYRNQGIKRLAVVARID; this is encoded by the coding sequence ATGAGTACGAGTACAGTTGCGTTAGGCCTCGCGGCACCGCGCCACAGAAATCCATCCAGGAAAGCCATCCCCTATAACCTCTTCGGCGGCGCCGCGGTTGGCTGTCTCGTGCTCGGTTGCGCCTGGGCCGTGTATTCAAATATTTTCGCAGCCAGTGTCTATCCGCAACTGGGCAGCACCAATTTTGATACCCCCATCGTCAGGCATTCTTCCGTTGTTGCCGTTACGAAAGCGCCGCCCGCTGCGCACAACACCGAGGTTGCGCTGCTCGAATCCGCGCCGATGATTTCGGAGCCCGCAACGGTCCCGTCGGATCCGTCGCTTTCGTTCGATGAGCGGTTCGCGGCGGCGGCACCGCAATCCGTGGAGCCGGCGCCAGAGCCCGAAGCGCCGAAGCTTGCCGATGCGTCAAAGCCCGCGGCGGCGCCGAAGTTGGCGGAAGCATCGAAGCGGAAAACAGTTGCGCCGCTTCAGATCGCAGCCATCCCTCCAGAGCCGGCGTCGCGTCATCCCGAGGTTCGCCCGGCGAATAGCGCAGGCGCCGCCGTTCGCGACATGGCGCAGCGCGCCAAGGCGGCGGTGATGTCGATCGCGTCCGCCGGAGACAGGCCCTCGATCGTCGAAAAATTGTGGGGCAAACCGCAGCCGCATGCCGGCCTGCTGGCTTTCGCCTCCGCCGACGCCAGCGTCACCGGCAGCCTCGGATCAAGCCAGAACCCCGCGCTCGGCGGCTCGCAACCGCTCTACGATCGCTCCACGGCCGTCTACGATATCTCCGCGCACATGGTTTACCTGCCCGACGGCACCAAGCTGGAAGCGCATTCGGGGCTCGGCTCCGAACTCGACGATCCGCGTTCCGCCCGCATCAGAATGCGAGGCGTGACGCCGCCGCATCTCTATGATCTGACCCCGCGCGAGTCGCTGTTTCACGGCGTGCCGGCGTTGCGGCTAAATCCGGTCGGCGGCGAGGAGGCGATCTACGGACGTTCCGGCCTGCTCGCGCACAGCTTCATGCTCGGCCCCAACGGCGATTCCAACGGTTGCGTGTCGTTTCGGGATTACAACGCGTTCCTGAACGCCTACCGCAACCAGGGCATCAAGCGGCTCGCGGTGGTGGCACGGATCGACTGA
- a CDS encoding cupin domain-containing protein, with the protein MATQKPTSRTAARAAAQKKSPARKAAAGKTAVKSVARKSIKAKDRKTKDRKTKARAQPAARRVRPKQRIAISHYRDEDFKADGLRAYAHYRDLGVAEASGGLARAHVIRLIGPCNPAEVSKLHFHDVEFQMVYVLKGWVKTYMEGQGETLMKQGSAWTQPPRLKHLILDYSDDVELLEVILPAEFKTVELAT; encoded by the coding sequence ATGGCCACGCAGAAGCCGACATCGCGGACCGCGGCCCGCGCCGCCGCGCAGAAGAAATCGCCTGCGCGCAAGGCGGCCGCCGGGAAGACCGCCGTCAAATCCGTGGCGCGAAAATCGATCAAGGCTAAGGATCGCAAGACCAAGGATCGCAAGACCAAGGCCCGCGCGCAGCCCGCCGCCAGGCGCGTCCGCCCGAAACAGCGCATCGCCATCAGTCATTACCGCGACGAGGATTTCAAAGCCGATGGCTTGCGCGCCTACGCGCACTACCGCGATCTCGGCGTTGCCGAGGCGAGCGGCGGTCTGGCCCGGGCGCATGTGATCCGCCTGATCGGTCCGTGCAATCCGGCGGAGGTTTCAAAGCTGCATTTCCACGACGTCGAATTTCAGATGGTCTATGTCCTGAAAGGCTGGGTCAAAACCTACATGGAAGGGCAGGGCGAGACCCTGATGAAGCAGGGCAGTGCATGGACCCAGCCGCCGCGGCTCAAGCACCTGATCCTGGATTATTCCGATGACGTCGAACTGCTCGAAGTGATCCTGCCCGCGGAGTTCAAGACGGTCGAACTCGCGACATGA